GCAGTGTTGCTCCATAGGACAATGGTCTCTACAGGGATTTTTGCAGCGCCGGTGACACGACGTATGGTCGGGCCCAATGCCAAAATTCGGGTAATGAACTCAGGTGCTAAGAGATTGCCGCTGGTGCCGAGTGCGACCGCTACCTGCAGGGCGACGTGGTGAAGATGACGGAGCTTTCGATCGGAGGTGGCGACCAACATCCGGAGCCAGCGCTGATCGCGATCAGCATCCTGTCCGATGATCGATTTGATGCCGTCGAACGTGAGGTCGGAGAGTATTAGGTCTGCTTCAACAGCCGTAAGCTCACCGACAAAGCGTTCATAGGCATTGTTCATGCGGCGTTGGCGCTCGTCGAACTGTTCTTCCGTTTCCGAAAGCCGATTCATCTGGGATGCGAAGTCGTTTTCCGATGGAGCCCGTTCCGCTAACGAAACTAGGGGAGGCGCGAGGTCGGACACTGTCGGCGCCCCAGCCTCAATCTCCGGCAACTCCACATCCCCCTCATAGTCCAATGCTTTCACAAGCGCGGCTTCGATGCGAGCGGCGATGGCATCATTCTGTTCGGCAGGTAGCGTTTCGGCGGCGAACCCGTAGTGGGACACGTTCATTCGATCAAGCGCGGACTCCGTCTCTATCAGGCCCGCTTCCAACGCTTTCAATATCGCGGTGGACCCGTGCCACTCCTCGAAGCTGCTGTCGCGCTTGTTCGGCTTTTCAGCGCTCCATCCACTATCTATGACTTCCTGTAGTAATGAGGTGTCACCGCTCGATGCGGCGAGGGCGAGCGCTTCATGCCGGAGATTTTTTAGTGGAGATCGGATGAAGCCTTTGACAATACCGACAGCGCGCGGTGTGAGCGGCGATTTAGAATAGTGGATTGAGGCAAGAACCGCTGTCTGCGCATGCTGATTTCCGCTCTGCTGAACACCCTCCAGCACCTGTTCCACTTTTTCCGGTTTGGCGCTGCGCACGCATGAGAGCAGCTCCAGTAGGAGGGTCTCGCCCTGCATTTTTATGATCGCGTCGAGCTGCTCGTCGGCGGTAAAATGCGGCAATGCGATGATCGCGGAAAACTGTGCCGTAAGGAATTCGTCCCGATCGTCTTGCCCGTCTTTATGCGACGCGGTGCTAGCTACACTGGCCGAAAGGAAGCGCTGGGCAAGGTCTTTTGTGAGGGCCGCACTATGCCGTAAAAGCATCAATACGCCCTGAAGTCGCGCATGCCCGCTACGGCCGAGCACTTCGCTCGCGAGTGCTCGGTGCGTGTGTATCGCGTCAGCAGGTACGAAGCGTGCGACACCGGCCCGAGCGCCGCGGAAGTAATGTTCCTCTTGGGCCATTCCCCGGCTCATGGCAATTTTTTCTGGGTCAATCTGTCGATAGTTTTGGGCTGTCGCGATAACGTTCTCTGGTTCAACGGTATCGGGATTGCAGGGATCAACAGCGCTGTATTTTTCTTTTATAGACCAGCCTTCAAAGCGTTCTTGGTCGCGTGTGAGTTCACCGCGGATACGGGCCCCCTCTTCGGCGTCGCCGACATCCCCGGTGCCGTACAGGATGCCAACGCGTGTCCACGCCCCCACGCTGGACGAGTGTTCCGCCAGCAGCGCCTCCAATCCCTTCAGGATTGCTGATCGAGTCTCCTCCCAATCGGCGCGGTTGTAGTGAAGAAGCTGCTCGAATTCTGCATAGGGCACCGACGTTGATGAATTGAGTGCGGCAGAAAACCGCCAACGGACAAGATAGGTTGCGATCTCTTCTAGCGGCATACCAGCCAGAAGATAGAGAGCGAAGCGACTTATACCATCGAACCTAGGGTGCGGAGCGATTACGAGGTTCCTAGTCATGAAGGATCGCTCGGCTTCAGTGAGGGCAGCCTGACGTACTTGAATGTTAGCCAAGACTTTATTGCGCTCTTCGTCAGTATGAGTGACAGATCCATGGCCCGACGTCCGGTGCATCCCTCGTTCTGGTGCAAGCGAATAGAAGGAAAGCCAACGCTTCGTAGATTCCAAAATGTGCTGCCAAATTCCCGGCTCGTCGCGCCGGTTGAGTAGCGCGTAAAGCAGCCACTCTTTGCTGGCGATGTGTTCTTGAGACAGGTATACATTTTCAGCGGCTTGCAGGAAAGCGAGCGGGGCCGATTTTGCTAGCACGGCGAAGGCGTCGGCCTGGCTGTTCGGAAGATTCTGCAGTGATACGAATTTTTCGATCAGCGCGGAGCGTATCTCGGGGCTCGTTTCATCTTCAAGGCAAGCGATCTGCGTTGCGAGCAAGATAACCTTGGCCGTTTCATCAAGTGCGCTGATCGGTTCCAGTATTGTCGCTAGCTTTTCTCGCGGGTCGCGTTCGTTGCGCAACTCGAGTTCGAGTTGGCCGACGAGGTAGAGCGCGAGTGCCAGGTTTAGACCATCGAGTTTTATCTCATACTGTGATGCGCTTCCTTTCACCGAGGAGAAGAACCGGCTCGATGCAACAGCTTCGAGTTGGGCTTCTTGGACGGCATCGAACAGCCTAAGATCATCCGTATTCTGCGCATTCGCTCGAGCCACTACCTTAGCTGCGAGGTCTTTCAAAAGGTCGGCGAATGCGGGCGCCGAAACTGTAGCCGCTCCGTGCTGCTCCATTCTGCGCATATGCTCAAAGAGCAGCCGCCCGACGCTTAGCTCATCCAAAAGCTCGATGGCCTTGGCTTCTATCAGCTCAATAGCGATACCAAGAAGTCTGGGATTCCGAACGGATTCGAGAACCTCAATTCTGGTGTTGGAGAAGTCGATGCCGCGACTTCCCAATATCTGTTTCACGTCATTGATGGACCACTCGGCCAGCGTGATCGTCCTTACTGCACAAAACAGCGTTTTTTTGAGATACGCCCAGTGCGGCGTACGGGTGGTGACTACCAGGCAGCCGCCCAGTTCCTTTAAGCGTAGCGCGGCGCGATCGAGCCAACGCCCCCAATTCGACTTGAGCGGCTGGTTGAGCCCGTCCGCTATGAGGGCTACGCGGACGGAGCTTGCCGGAGTGTTCGTGCGCCAGTCTTTAAAACGGCGCCGCCAGCGCGCGATCACTTGCGGCGTAACATTTCCATCTGTCTGATAGATCAGTTTGCGAATTAGGAAGTCATCAAAGTCTTCTGCATCATCTCCGGTCAAATCGTCAGCAGGACACAGAACGAGAAGTGATTTGGGATGGGACAGATTCCAGCTCTGGACAGCCAGCCAGGATTTTCCGACTCCCTCTTCACCGACAATTGCGTAGATTTCGCTTTCTGGAGCTCCGGAGAATGCCTTTGTAAGAAGCGCACGCTCAGGTCGGTCGAGTGCCGAAGGGCCGGACGGATCAAATGGGGAGAGTGGTTGGCCGAGCTCGGCGCGCGCCTGCACTTTGTCTGTGAACAACCGGCCCAGCCATTCTTGGTTGAGCGTCTTGGCGTGGCCCAACCCAACGTCTGTGGCGAGTGATTTTCTGAGCGCACTCAGCCTTGAGGGATAATCCCCGTGTCTTTCAAAGTGGTCGATTGCTTTGATAGCGGGTGCGATAAGGACCGAGCCAAGTTTTCCGGTAAGTCCTTGTTCGATAAATGCTTTGGATTTTAAACCTGCCGCAACAGTGGCTACGAGCAGTGCCCCGAGATCGTTATTTGACCAGTCCAATACCGTGAAGCCGAAGCCGTTCTTGGCCGAAAATTTCCGCCCGTCTTCGACTGTTTGGGATGCCACCTCGCATGTTGCTCCGAGTATCCAGAGATCCACCACCCCGGTGTCGTCGTTCGCAACGTCGAAAAGCTTCGTCGAAATATCGTTCTTCGAAAGGCCTTCTTTGTAGCGTTTGCCCTCGAAATATGTGGCCCCGCCATCGAACGCCGAATCGCCGTCTCGTCCTCGCTGTGTACCTGACTTTGCGAGACGGAAAGATTGTCCTGTAATTTGACCCAGTACGACTCCGAGTAACCCTTCAAATCCTTCTGGGCCTGAAGGATCGAGGGCTAAAAGGGCGTCCTGTAGAGCCTTCGCGTGCGTTTTATCTGCTGTGTTCATGCTGGAATGACGGTTCCACAAGTGTTGCAGCCAATGGAGTTAGGGGGCGTAGCTTTGTGAACGAGCCCCATGAAAGACAGGACACCGTTTCCCCCTTACGATAAGGGATAGGCAAACGGTTATGTTTATGACTAATAGCAACGATAAGAGTGGGGAGCTTTTGGGCCAGGAGCGGCGACGCCGCTGGAGTCCAGAGCAAAAGCTGGCCATGGTTCGCGAGAGCCTTGAGCCAGGGCAAAGTGTGTCGGTCGTCGCTCGACGCAACGGCATCAATGCCAACCAGTTATTCCTGTGGCGCAAGCTGTATCAGGACGGCAGCCTGTCGGCGGTCAGTGCTGGCGAAGCCGTGGTGCCGGCCTCCGAGCTGAGCGATGCGCTCAAGCAGATCCGTGAACTGCAACGGATTCTGGGCAAGAAAACGATGGAAGCCGAAATCCTCAAAGAGGCCGTGGAGATCGCCCGGTCGCGAAAATGGATTGCGCACTCACCCTTGTTGCCGGGGGACGACCAGTGAAGCTGGTCAGCGAATGTCTCGGTGTGGCGCGCTCGCAATTAACGGTTCGAATCAAGCAATCGGTATCGCCCAAGACACGGCGAAGCAGACCTGTGGACGACGCTGAGTTGGTGGTTGAAATCCAACAGCAGGTCAGCGAGTTGCCCAGCTATGGCTACCGTCGTGTCTGGGGATTACTGCGTCGGGAACGTGAAACCCATTCGCTGCCGGCGATCAATGTGAAGCGGGTTTACCGGGTCATGCGTGATCACAACTTGCTGCTGGAGCGTCGACTCAAACAGCCCGGCGTGCCGCGTCGGCACGAAGGCCGTATTGCCGTGAAAACCAGCAATACGCGTTGGTGCTCGGACGGCTTTGAGTTCCGCTGCGAGGACGGCGCCAAACTGAGCGTGACCTTCGCCCTCGATTGCTGTGATCGCGAAGCCATCGGCTGGGTGGCAAGCCCGACCGGGTACAGCGGCGATGATATCCGCGATTTGATGCTGGAAAGCGTGGAGAAGCGCTTCGGTGATCAATTGCCCACCACGCCGGTGCAATGGCTAAGCGACAACGGCTCGGCGTACACCGCCGAACAGACACGCCTGTTTGCTCGGCAGATCGGTTTGCAGCCGGTGACCACGCCAGTTCGCAGCCCGCAGAGCAACGGGATGGCGGAGAGCTTCGTGAAGACGATCAAGCGTGACTACGTGGCGCACATGCCCAAACCGGATCGGGAAACGGCGTTGCGTAACCTGGCAATTGCCTTCGAACATTACAACGAGCAGCATCCGCACAGCGCTTTGAAATATCGCTCGCCGAGGGAGTTCAGGCGCTTGGCGGCAGCATCAATTTAACAGGGAGTTGGTGTCCGGTTTTGTAGGGGCAAGTCCACTTTGTCAGGGGAACGCTTTGCTCCACCTCTTGGCTAGGCTCGGAAGAAGTGTCGGTTGCAGAAGACAACTTTCCGGACCTCCGGCTTTTAAAAGCAAAGAATGTCTCATACTGGCCGATTTCTACCTGTCGCCATCGCCAGCTTTGGGTCGATTGTAGCTGGTCGCGAAAGGCAGGAACCGGTCAAATGCAGACATTGGCTGTCGGCTCTACGTGTTTTGGCCTTGAATTTGATTGTTACCTGCAAGGTACTAGGGAGGTCAACGCCATCCGCGTGGTACTGCGCGGTGGACTGCTGCTGCAAGTTCCGACAAACGATGGAAGCAACGAGCCGGGAGGCGACGGACTGTTGACCGATGTCGAGTAACACGAATTATTACTTCATTCCGCCGCCTCTAAAGAAGGACGGGGAATAACCAGCCATGGATGCCCATGGGGTTTCATCAGGCACTTGAGTGAGTGACCGTCCCTGACTTCAACTTGTGAATCAGGATGTTGTTGGAAAATTTCGTCTAAACGTCACGGCCAGGGGTTGATATGACATCAACTCTGGGGGGGCACTTTGGAGTGCCCTAAATAGTCTAGTCACAACTTAGCGACTAATGGCCTATGGACATCCCCTTGGCAATTGGCGACATTGGCAATTACCACCAGGTGAGCGCACCCCAGCACACCTGCCAAACGTTAAGTTGAAGGGATGAGATTTAATGTACTTGAGAAAGCTAGAGATTGAGGGCTTCAAGAGTTTCGGCAGGCGTTTCACGGTTGAGTTTCATGAAGGGTTGAACGTATTGGTTGGGGAAAATGGGGCGGGCAAAACGGGCGTGATTAACGCGTTGCGTCAGCTGTTCCAGGATTCGGAGTCGGGTAAACGCTCGATCAACGAGCGCGATTTTCACAAGTCGTTCGAGCTAGACGCGGTGCCCGCCCCCAGTTTCGCCATCACGGCGACGTTTGGCGATCTCAGTGTTTTCGAGAAAGTAGCTCTCGACTCCTGGTGTGGTGAGCAGGACGAAGCGGTGCTCAATCTGACCGTGCTCAACCGCGAGTTGCGCGGTCGCTACAGCCAGGAGCTCTGGGGGGCGCAATCAGGACGGGGGGCTTCAATCAACAGACGCTAGAGCTAATTCACTGCATCTATTTGCCACCGTTGCGTGATGCGGAGCAGAAGCTGCGAGAGGGGCGACAGTCCAGATTATCCCGGCTGATGAAGGCATTGTGCAAAGACCAGCTACAGGCATGTGCTAAAACCAGAACGTTGCATCCGCTTGAAGTAAAAGTCGCCGACTTCAATTCCCAGCTAGCGGCTGAACAAGACATTAAACGGGCGAATGACCTGATCTCCAGTAGTCTACGCGCCGCCCTCGGAGAAAGGTTGTCGCAAAACACCACGATCCAGTTTTCGGAATCCAACTTCACCAGGATCGTCGAAGGCTTGCGTTTGCTGTACTTTCCGAACGCGTCATCCGCCGAACTGTCGCAGTTCCGCTCGCTGGATGAAAACAGCCTTGGCTACAACAATCTGCTCTACATCGCCTCCATTCTCGCCGAGTTGGTCGTCGAGGATGGCGAGGGGCCGGGGGAGCGCACACTGCATAAGCTGCTGTTGATTGAGGAGCCGGAAGCTCACCTGCATCCGCAACTGCAGATCAGGCTGTTAAAACACCTGCAGGAGGTGGCCCTCAACAAGAATATTCAAGTAGTAATCACTACCCACTCTACTGTTATTTCGTCGGCCGTCTCCATCAACAACATTATCCATATCAACGGCGGAGCCGAACCACTCGCCGTTCCTGCGCGTTTTTGCGGCCTAGCGGAACCGAGTCGGCGATTTATCGACCGCTGGCTGGATGTCACCAAATCCAACCTGCTTTTCTCGAAAGGCGTCATCCTTGTCGAGGGCGTGGCAGAGGCCATTGCACTGCCGGAGCTGGCGAAAATCGTGCTTGCTAATCGCGGCCAAGGACTGAACACCCTGGAAGACTACGGGGTGTCCGTCATCAATCTCAACGGCATCTATTTCGCCCATTTCATGCAGCTGTTTTGTGAGGTCGATGGGCAGTTACGAAGCCGTAACCTGCCTATTCCCTGCTCAGGTCTCACCGACAACGATCCGGCCAAAACCCACAAGGTGCGGGTGCAGGAGCAGTTGGTCGACGTGGCTATCAAACCGTATCCAGGGAATTTGGCCGCAGGAACAAATCCCGCGCTGGGCCTGATTCCGACCATTGCGACATCCCAATACGGGCGCTTGTTTAGTGGCGTCCTTAAAACTTTTGAGTATGACTTGGCGATGACGGCAGGCAATCTGCAATTGATGCTGCAGGTGGCGTATGACAACTGGCCCACCGATGGCTCCGTCAAGGCCGCGTTCAAGGAGATGCTCGCGGCCGACTTTGTGGCCCTGACCGAGGTGCAGAAAGCCGAATATGCCTACGAGCTTCTGGAGCGTATTGATTCTACCAGCATGGGAAAGGGGCTCTACGCCCAGCTACTGGCCGACAAGCTCGAGCAGGGTGACTGCGTCTTTGCCGTACCGCGCTATATCAAGCAGGCCATCTGTTGGGCGTGCGCTATTGCTGAGGAGGGATCTGAATGATCTTTCCGAGCGACGAGCAACGGGCATATCTCGGCTCCTCCATTGACGATAATATTTACTTGGAGGCTTGTCCAGGGAGCGGGAAAACCGAGGTAATTGCCGCGAAGGTGGCACGCGAAATCGAGGATTGGCAGGGCTATCCGGGAGGAATCGCACTGCTGTCGTTTGCCAACAGCGCGGCCAATGAACTGAAGAGCCGGTTAATCGCTCATCGGCAACGGGCTCCGTTGGCCTACCCGCACTGGGTGTCGACGATTGACAGCTTCATCCTCAATTGTGTCGTGGCGCCCGTGGCCCATCGGCTCACCGGATATGCTGGCAAAAACGGCGACTTCCGGCTGAGGTTGGTCGACGCCTCGTCAACGGTGTACTTCAAAACCAAATACGCCATCGAACACATCCGCGTTTCCGCCAATCAGTACGACTTGGATCTAGCAACGGGTAAGTTTGTCTTCCGAACGGGGGAGCCTGGACTGGACCGCAAGCTGAACGCCGTTGTATTGGCCGATTGGCAATTGCGTGACCTTAGGGAGGCCAAGACACGTTTCAAGGCGGCAGGTTTTTCCACATATAGGGATGTTGAACATCTCGCCATCCAGATCTTGCACGAGGCAAAGTTGTCCGCCTTTTGCGCACGACTGGCCCTGCGATATCCATTTCTGGTGATCGACGAGTGTCAGGACCTTTCGGTAGAGCAGTTAACCATCTTGGAGGGTTTGCTCGGGCTGGGCGTGAAAATGCACATCGTGGGGGATCTCAACCAGTCGATCTATGGATTTCGCCATGCAGATCCCGCACGTGTCATGCATTTCATTCGAGCTCATGGATTCACCGGTCTGCAGTTGTGTCAGAATTTTCGCAGTTCTCAGGCCATTGTCGACCTCTGCTCCGAACTAGTACCGGGGAGCAAAATTCACGGCAATCCAACGATTCAATCGGCTGCGCCAGTGATTGTCGAGTATGACGATTGTCCCTCGGAAGCGATGCCGCTGTTTATGAGCCTCAGTGACAGCTACGCGAACCGGGTGATCGTCTCGCGCGGTCATTCGACACTGAGCCGGTTTTGCAGCGGTGCCAATGACCTGAACGATACCGAGCGTTTGGCACTGGCCTGCGCCTTGGCAGGTAATGATTCGGCATTCGCCATCCAGAAGTCGCTTGCGCTGTTTGGAGGGTGGCTGGCCAGCAAGTTGGAGTATTCAGTAAAACCCAATTCCTTCCACTGCCCTGTGGATGTCGAGTCCGAGTTGGAGTGGCGTTTATTTCTTCATCAGGCGTTGGCATTTGTCACAAGCACAGGCGCCTTGGTCGCAGGTCAGCACTGGCGCGGGTGGTGCAGGGTCGCCAAAGCTCGTCTTAATGAACTGCCAAAGCAGGCCTTTGTCATCGCCGATATTGCCGTAGCAATTGCACCACTGGTAGCACTTGGATTGCGCTCCCCAGCGGGGCTCGGTGAGCAATTGGTCACTCAGAGACTATCGTTGGTGGCGTTGCAGCAGAGCAGCATTCGGTTGGCAACAATTCATGAGATCAAAGGCGAAACCCACGAAGCGACAATGCTGGTCTCAGCTTCCAGGCGAGGGGATCAGTCACATTGGGCGGATTGGATTGGTGATAAGAATTTAGAAGCGGCAAGGCTCGCCTATGTGGCGAGTTCGAGGCCCAGAAATCTCCTGGTCTGGGCAGTCAAGAAATTGAAAGCCGCAGAGCGAACCACACTTCAGCGGCTCGGATTTCATATAGCTCAGCGATAATCCGTCAGTCAAAAAACGTCGCGCTTGGATAATGTTTCGCAGGGGCAACGGATTCGCTGCTACCTGCAGTCGTTTTCATGTCTGATTGTTTCTCAATACCGTCCTGCCAGGTGGCTGTGTATCGAAAGTAACAATGATTAGCGGGCTCGCGGTTTGAGGCGTTCACTTTCTTCCCCGGAGCAGCCTCGCACCGTTTCCGCCGCGCAGATCGGAGGGTGGACGCCATAGTGGCGTTTTGCTAATTTTGTTCTGGATCAGTTCCATTTCAACCGACAACGCGGGCAAGCCAGCACATGCGCACGATTTTGAAATACAGGACACGGGTCGGCACGTTCTACATTGCTCAAGCGGTAGATGGCAGATTTCATCCAATGTTCGATCACGAGAGTCTAGGTAGTTATCAGAGCATCCTGCACGCCATTGATGACTTGTTAAACGACGCCACCAGCTCCGTACTCCATCCAGAAACGTTTGAACTGGTGGACACATCCACCCTCGGACTACCGGATGATCCTCGAGACTGGGAACGGGTATAGGTTCGTTCAAGTAGGGTGCCACCGCCACGTGGCCGGCCAAATTGAAAGTGCCGCTGAGCGGCATCAATCACCAGGCTCAAAAGTCAGTACCCAATTCGAGAGTCTGGGCAAGTAACGAGCTCGACACTCTGACAAGTTAGTTTCAGCTCCCGAATATTGAGTCGCGAATCTCTGCAACTGGATCATTGCTCACTATCGCGGGGCGCTCAAATACTCTATAAAAAACAAGCAGGATCCACACAGCAAATGGACTGAAAATGACAAAAGAAATTGAACGGAGTCTCGAGGAAATCCATCGCCAGTTGAAAGGAGACGAGCGAGATCTGTCTAGCAATT
The sequence above is drawn from the Pseudomonas sp. St316 genome and encodes:
- a CDS encoding AAA family ATPase, giving the protein MYLRKLEIEGFKSFGRRFTVEFHEGLNVLVGENGAGKTGVINALRQLFQDSESGKRSINERDFHKSFELDAVPAPSFAITATFGDLSVFEKVALDSWCGEQDEAVLNLTVLNRELRGRYSQELWGAQSGRGASINRR
- a CDS encoding IS3 family transposase (programmed frameshift), with amino-acid sequence MFMTNSNDKSGELLGQERRRRWSPEQKLAMVRESLEPGQSVSVVARRNGINANQLFLWRKLYQDGSLSAVSAGEAVVPASELSDALKQIRELQRILGKKTMEAEILKEAVEIARSRKLDCALTLVAGGRPVKLVSECLGVARSQLTVRIKQSVSPKTRRSRPVDDAELVVEIQQQVSELPSYGYRRVWGLLRRERETHSLPAINVKRVYRVMRDHNLLLERRLKQPGVPRRHEGRIAVKTSNTRWCSDGFEFRCEDGAKLSVTFALDCCDREAIGWVASPTGYSGDDIRDLMLESVEKRFGDQLPTTPVQWLSDNGSAYTAEQTRLFARQIGLQPVTTPVRSPQSNGMAESFVKTIKRDYVAHMPKPDRETALRNLAIAFEHYNEQHPHSALKYRSPREFRRLAAASI
- a CDS encoding AAA family ATPase encodes the protein MRDAEQKLREGRQSRLSRLMKALCKDQLQACAKTRTLHPLEVKVADFNSQLAAEQDIKRANDLISSSLRAALGERLSQNTTIQFSESNFTRIVEGLRLLYFPNASSAELSQFRSLDENSLGYNNLLYIASILAELVVEDGEGPGERTLHKLLLIEEPEAHLHPQLQIRLLKHLQEVALNKNIQVVITTHSTVISSAVSINNIIHINGGAEPLAVPARFCGLAEPSRRFIDRWLDVTKSNLLFSKGVILVEGVAEAIALPELAKIVLANRGQGLNTLEDYGVSVINLNGIYFAHFMQLFCEVDGQLRSRNLPIPCSGLTDNDPAKTHKVRVQEQLVDVAIKPYPGNLAAGTNPALGLIPTIATSQYGRLFSGVLKTFEYDLAMTAGNLQLMLQVAYDNWPTDGSVKAAFKEMLAADFVALTEVQKAEYAYELLERIDSTSMGKGLYAQLLADKLEQGDCVFAVPRYIKQAICWACAIAEEGSE
- a CDS encoding ATP-dependent helicase yields the protein MIFPSDEQRAYLGSSIDDNIYLEACPGSGKTEVIAAKVAREIEDWQGYPGGIALLSFANSAANELKSRLIAHRQRAPLAYPHWVSTIDSFILNCVVAPVAHRLTGYAGKNGDFRLRLVDASSTVYFKTKYAIEHIRVSANQYDLDLATGKFVFRTGEPGLDRKLNAVVLADWQLRDLREAKTRFKAAGFSTYRDVEHLAIQILHEAKLSAFCARLALRYPFLVIDECQDLSVEQLTILEGLLGLGVKMHIVGDLNQSIYGFRHADPARVMHFIRAHGFTGLQLCQNFRSSQAIVDLCSELVPGSKIHGNPTIQSAAPVIVEYDDCPSEAMPLFMSLSDSYANRVIVSRGHSTLSRFCSGANDLNDTERLALACALAGNDSAFAIQKSLALFGGWLASKLEYSVKPNSFHCPVDVESELEWRLFLHQALAFVTSTGALVAGQHWRGWCRVAKARLNELPKQAFVIADIAVAIAPLVALGLRSPAGLGEQLVTQRLSLVALQQSSIRLATIHEIKGETHEATMLVSASRRGDQSHWADWIGDKNLEAARLAYVASSRPRNLLVWAVKKLKAAERTTLQRLGFHIAQR